A window of the Loxodonta africana isolate mLoxAfr1 chromosome 3, mLoxAfr1.hap2, whole genome shotgun sequence genome harbors these coding sequences:
- the RDH8 gene encoding retinol dehydrogenase 8 — protein MAGAPRTVLISGCSSGIGLELAVRLALDPRQRYQVVATMRDLGKKGALEAAAGEALGKTLTVAQLDVCSDESVVQCLSSIQGEEVDVLVNNAGVGLVGPLEGLSIATMQNVFDTNFFGAVRLVKAVLPSMKRRRQGHIVVVSSVMGLQGVMFNEVYAASKFALEGFFESLAIQLLQFNIFITLVEPGPVATDFEGKLLEQVSRAEFPGTDADTLCYFRDIYLPASREIFRSVGQRPQDVAQAIVKVIGSARPPLRRQTNARYTLLTALKAADPSGRLYVRIAHGLLFRWPRLLDLCLRFLACGCPGTRVWPR, from the exons ATGGCCGGCGCGCCCCGGACTGTGCTGATCTCCGGCTGCTCCTCCGGAATTGGCCTGGAGCTCGCAGTGCGGCTGGCCCTTGACCCCCGGCAGCGTTACCAGG TGGTAGCCACCATGAGGGACCTGGGAAAGAAGGGGGCACTGGAGGCAGCTGCCGGGGAGGCCCTGGGGAAGACCCTCACCGTGGCCCAGCTGGACGTGTGCAGTGATGAGTCAGTGGTCCAGTGTCTCAGCTCCATCCAGGGAGAGGAAGTGGATGTGTTGG TGAATAACGCTGGAGTGGGCCTGGTGGGGCCTCTGGAAGGGCTCAGCATAGCCACCATGCAGAACGTGTTTGACACCAACTTTTTTGGGGCTGTCCGTCTGGTCAAAGCCGTGCTTCCCAGCATGAAGAGGAGGCGACAGGGACACATCGTGGTGGTCAGCAGTGTCATGGGACTGCAGG GTGTCATGTTCAACGAAGTCTATGCCGCCTCCAAGTTTGCCCTGGAGGGATTCTTCGAGAGTCTCGCTATCCAGCTGCTGCAGTTCAACATTTT CATCACCCTGGTTGAGCCAGGCCCGGTGGCCACCGACTTTGAGGGGAAGCTCCTGGAGCAGGTTTCCAGGGCCGAGTTCCCAGGCACTGATGCTGACACCTTGTGCTACTTCCGGGACATCTACCTCCCAGCCTCCAGGGAGATCTTTAGATCAGTAGGACAGAGACCTCAGGATGTGGCTCAG GCCATCGTCAAGGTCATCGGCTCCGCCCGACCACCCTTGCGCCGACAGACCAACGCCCGCTACACCCTGCTGACCGCGCTCAAAGCCGCTGACCCCTCGGGTCGTCTGTATGTGCGAATCGCTCATGGCCTTCTCTTCCGCTGGCCACGCCTCCTCGACCTCTGCCTTAGATTCCTGGCTTGCGGCTGCCCAGGAACCCGGGTGTGGCCCCGGTGA